In Isosphaera pallida ATCC 43644, the sequence GAGCTTGCGGGCGTTGACGGTCACGATCCGCGCCAGGTCGGCTGCGTCGTAGAACTCCAGATGCTCATGGAGGTGGAAGCGGTCGCGCAGCGGTCCGGAAAGCATCCCGCTGCGGGTCGTCGCGCCGATGATGGTGAACCGCTTGAGCGGCAGGTTGATGGTGCGGGCGGCCATGCCCTCGCCCAGCACCACATCGACCCGGAAATCCTCCATGACGGGATAGATGAATTCCTCGACGGTTTTGGGCAGGCGATGAATCTCGTCGATGAATAGGATCGACCCTTCGACGGCGTTGGTCAAGTACGGCATCACATCCATCTTTTTATCCAGCGCCGGGCCGCTGGTCATCGCCAATTCGACGCCGAGTTCGTTGTGCAACACGGTGGCGAAGGTGGTTTTGCCAAGACCCGGAGGGCCGTCGAAGAGGATGTGGGGCAGCGGTTCGGCACGTTTGCGGGCCGCCTCCAGCGCGATGGCGAGACGTTCGGCGACTTTGCGCTGGCCGATCACTTCGGCCAACCGCCGAGGGCGCAGCGACTCGTCACTGACTTCCACAGGGCTGGAGCTGAAGCGAACCTCGCCGGCCCGCGACTCGTCGCGCCCCTCGCGCTGATCGTCGGGGTCGTCGGCGTATTTCCCCTGGCGAATGGCCACTTCCCGGCCCATAAGATGCGTCTCCTCGTATGAATCAACGTGGGGTTTGCCTTCGGGCAGGATGGAGGATTAGGCCGAGCCGGTGGGTTGATCTCTGCGAGATGATTGGTGTTGGTAAATCGCATTGATCATGTCAGCCACGGAGCGAAACGCCTTTTTCGAGGACAACGCTTGGTCGATCGCCTGCCGCGCTTGGGTTTCGGTGTGACCGACCGACAACAGCGCGGCGTACACGTCGCGGACAATCTCAGGATCGGTGGCGTTGGAGGAAGAATGCGGGGCGTCCTCCAGGTCGGAGGCGGTGAACCGGCTGGCAGGGACCCTAGGATCGCCCAAAGCCAGAGCGAACTTGCCGACCTTGCGGCGCAGCTTGGCGACGATCCGCTCAGCTAGAGCTTCACCGACGCCGGGAAAGGTGGCTAGGGTGGCGACATCCTGATCCTGAATGGTGCGCGCCAGATCCTTGACTGGTTGGCAGATCGCCCGCAGCGCCTTGCGCACTCCCACCCCGTCCACCGAGCAAAACACCTCGAAAAACTCCCGCTCGACCGGACTGAGGAAGCCGATGAGGCGAGGAGACATCCTGCCCATCGTGGCGTTGCCCTCGATGTTCAAAATCGTGTACAGCCGGATCTCTTCGCCCAGTTTGGTTTGAATCTGACGCCGAGTCAATTCGGTGACCCACACCTCGATTTCCCACGGGGGAACCGAGAGAATCGCTTCCTCCTGACCCACCCGTTCCAAAATCCCGCGCACCAAGGTGATCACCCTAGGACTCCTCCCTCCCTGACCCTGCCTCTTCGTCCATCGATCAACGACCGACCAGACTCGGCCGGAGAATCGTTTAACGCGGTTCCACGATCCGCTTCGCGATGATTTTGTTCAGGCATTGTGGCCGACGACTTCCCGGAGGTCAAGAATGGAATATCGTTCTTCCCCGGACATGAAGCGACCCTTGAGGGGAATGATGATGGTAGATTGGGACCCGGTTGGAAGGCGTTGATGGATGGAGAGGGACGGCGTTCATGTCGCGGAGTGACCCGGCGGTGCGGCTGACCGAGTTGACGGTGGGCTTCGGCGCAGAGGCTCCGGTGATTTTGGGGTTGGGGTTGGTGGTGGCGGCGGGTGAGATGGTGGCATTGGTGGGTCCGTCGGGTTGCGGCAAATCGACGGTGTTGCGGGTGATCGCTGGCTTGATCGCGCCTCGTTCGGGTCGGGTAGAGCGTGTGTCGGAACGTTTGGGGTTCGTGTTCCAGGAGGCGAACCTGCTCCCCTGGCGCACCGCGCGGGCTAATGTCCGGTTGGGTTTGGAGTTGGGTGCCGCGGGTGATCCGCCGCGACGGGAATGGGATCGGCGGATCGCCAACCAGTTGGAGGCGGTGGGTCTGGGGCCGGAGCATTGGTCCAAGCGTCCCCACGAACTGTCGGGCGGGATGAGGATGCGAGTTTCGCTGGCCCGCGCCTTAGCGCCTCGTCCCGATCTTTTACTGTTCGACGAGCCGTTCGCCGCCCTGGACGACCTGTCACGCAAACAGCTCAACCACGATTTGAACCGGATTCGCCGCGAACAGGGGTGGACCGGGGTGTTCGTCACCCACAACGTCGAGGAAGCGGTGTACGTGTCCGACCGGGTGTTGGTCATGGCGGCTAATCCCGGGCGAGTCGTCGCCGAGGTCGCCGTTCCTCTGGCTTATCCCCGGCGGCATCCCCGACGCGAGGACGGCGACTTCCTAACGATCCGCGACGAGATCGACGCGGCGCTGCGTGGCGTGGTGGAAACGGTGGCGGTTGGGGCATCAGCGTGAAAACGGTTCCACGACCAGACGGAGTGATCCGAAACGATGAGCATGACGGCGACGAAACGACCCGTCCGCCAAAGCGGCGTGGTTGAAGCGGTCCCGATCGTTGGGAGGACCTGGTGGAACGGTCGCGTGACTCACTTGGTTCGAACGGTCTGGCCGTCGTTGACGGTGCTGATCCTGGTGGTCCTGGCGTGGGATCGGGCGGTGGTGTGGGGCGAGATTCCCTCCTACCTGGTGCCGCGACCCGAGGCGGTGGCGCGGGCGGCCTGGAACGATCGGACCTCGCTGGCCTCAGCCGCCGGCTTGACTGCCCAGGCCGCCCTGTGCGGGTTTGCCCTGAGCCTGGTCGTCGGCAGTCTAACAGCGCTGGCTTTCGCCACTTGGTCCTGGGTGCGGAGGAGTTGTTATCCCTATGCGATCTTCCTGCAAACCGTGCCGATTGTGGCGATTGCACCCCTGATCAACCTCTATCCCGGCCCCGGCTTCGGCTCGGTGGTGTTGCTCTCTTGGATGATCAGTCTGTTTCCGATCGTCACCGGCGGCACGACCGGCTTGACCAGGGTGCCGCCTGAATGGCTCGAACTGTTCCGGCTTTATGGCGCGGGGCGTTGGACCATTCTCTGGAAGCTGAGGATTCCCAACGCCGTGCCCCATCTGGTGACGGCCGCCAAGACCTCGGTGGGCTTGGCGGTCATTGGCGCGGTGGTGGGTGAGATGTTCTGCGCCTCGTCGAAGTCGGGCTATGGCCTGGGCTATTGGATTCAGGCCACCAGTCGGACCCTGGAAGCCGATCGCGCGTTTGCGTATTTTTTGACCTCGACCGGATTAGCGTTGTCGATTTTCCTAATCGCTGGCGCGGTGGGCACGATCGTTCTCAAGGCGATGGGCGACCGGGCGACGCTTCACCAATTGGAGTTGGAATACGACTCCAACGCCCGTCGTCGCCGCCCGCCACGTGGCGTCTGAACCGGAGCGTCCGGCCTCAACCCGAGTGGACGACGATGCAGCCCAAGATCAAGATAAGGTCACTTCAAAGGGAGTTCAAACTCTCAGAGGGAATGGATCATCATGGAACGGGCGACGACGCGGCGGCGGTTTTTGAGTGGGGTGGCAGCGGGG encodes:
- the ruvB gene encoding Holliday junction branch migration DNA helicase RuvB, which gives rise to MGREVAIRQGKYADDPDDQREGRDESRAGEVRFSSSPVEVSDESLRPRRLAEVIGQRKVAERLAIALEAARKRAEPLPHILFDGPPGLGKTTFATVLHNELGVELAMTSGPALDKKMDVMPYLTNAVEGSILFIDEIHRLPKTVEEFIYPVMEDFRVDVVLGEGMAARTINLPLKRFTIIGATTRSGMLSGPLRDRFHLHEHLEFYDAADLARIVTVNARKLKVTLDADAAEEIARRSRGTPRLANARLRWVRDFALARANGHISLSVARDALAMQEIDQEGLDRQDRRYLETLIQVFRGGPTGVEAIAATMNVSVDTLTDEVEPYMLRRRFIVRTPRGRRATPEGYRVLGLTPPADDLVVNALLAEQRRLFDEGSD
- the ruvA gene encoding Holliday junction branch migration protein RuvA; this encodes MITLVRGILERVGQEEAILSVPPWEIEVWVTELTRRQIQTKLGEEIRLYTILNIEGNATMGRMSPRLIGFLSPVEREFFEVFCSVDGVGVRKALRAICQPVKDLARTIQDQDVATLATFPGVGEALAERIVAKLRRKVGKFALALGDPRVPASRFTASDLEDAPHSSSNATDPEIVRDVYAALLSVGHTETQARQAIDQALSSKKAFRSVADMINAIYQHQSSRRDQPTGSA
- a CDS encoding ABC transporter ATP-binding protein; amino-acid sequence: MSRSDPAVRLTELTVGFGAEAPVILGLGLVVAAGEMVALVGPSGCGKSTVLRVIAGLIAPRSGRVERVSERLGFVFQEANLLPWRTARANVRLGLELGAAGDPPRREWDRRIANQLEAVGLGPEHWSKRPHELSGGMRMRVSLARALAPRPDLLLFDEPFAALDDLSRKQLNHDLNRIRREQGWTGVFVTHNVEEAVYVSDRVLVMAANPGRVVAEVAVPLAYPRRHPRREDGDFLTIRDEIDAALRGVVETVAVGASA
- a CDS encoding ABC transporter permease — protein: MTHLVRTVWPSLTVLILVVLAWDRAVVWGEIPSYLVPRPEAVARAAWNDRTSLASAAGLTAQAALCGFALSLVVGSLTALAFATWSWVRRSCYPYAIFLQTVPIVAIAPLINLYPGPGFGSVVLLSWMISLFPIVTGGTTGLTRVPPEWLELFRLYGAGRWTILWKLRIPNAVPHLVTAAKTSVGLAVIGAVVGEMFCASSKSGYGLGYWIQATSRTLEADRAFAYFLTSTGLALSIFLIAGAVGTIVLKAMGDRATLHQLELEYDSNARRRRPPRGV